The Candidatus Melainabacteria bacterium genome includes a window with the following:
- the smc gene encoding chromosome segregation protein SMC, with protein MLRIKEIELDNFKSFGKHTLVPLLDGFTTISGPNGSGKSNIIDSLLFALGLSSTRSMRAERLPDLLNNLSGKNEARVTVRFLNSENETLEVSRRIKVKENSYTSTYWLNGKTATLTEIHEELMKYNVSPTGFNVIMQGDVTGIVTMSATERRKIIDELAGVAEFDRLIGQAGTELQAVAEKIEHQKIILAEILTRLEVLKTDRDQALKYLDLKTQKEAVEKDLVFVRAQEVEEKTNKELAQIEKLNAKEEKLQEELEAAEVALFQMRSEMGRIEQEIREKGGNEQLLLRQELENTRGDLTREENKLSNLTGVIGEKSKLLKSVQSQIKTIDKHLADIEKQKKQHKQDQQTVHLGLLEKQGAFSAVMAEIEVLRQEKDKTSDKVTTIHTDLQQLRDERHKLEVRKTELSTRRTAIEQELEKLRSSATEAIGKAANSKGAIASYERRVVDQQALVAGIDRSIQQLEAELEGTREEIESKRLALEQMNRRLIEVETTREVAGESGYGRAVEAIANSGLSGVHGTIGQLGKVDDRYVVALETCIGPRLSHVVVDDDEIAQRCIEFLKKNQAGRATFVPLNKIAAQPPGLLPSRPGVIDFAYNLIDFNPRFTKAFQYACGQTIVMDGMENARRLLNQARMVTLEGELFDKSGSMSGGQDNKNKLHFSSKGETDLSVLKQTSKNLADQIRYLQDSLKELQSSLNEERDKSTAARADLGKKQAELEAKIKEAKDLDEEIESVKPKLRTSGDEIDQIDQELASIEFHLKDLVKQITNLEDALNEVRDQGARTAIEKLIHESEELRADLETVDKEYKDIQRLIDKAETEENLELANHQTLTAQLAEVSAEIDEIQAQKPAYESTIATLRQSITDMEKRVSEISDELENLRDTKEQIHEQVTATEVEKTKADQELKRVAEQRTAHKMAHFDLQQELETLRAEIARVLEENPNYEPPSAGTVEQLKHQADRLDKRMRALEPVNMKALEEYNQTDERQKEMSEQLSTLTHESEEIQQRISGYDVMKRQEFMVAFDQINQNFQDIFAELSHGHGKLELENPADPFAGGLVIRAQPRDKKMQRIEALSGGEKSLTALSFVFAFQRFAPAPFYAFDEVDMMLDGSNAERLARMVKSQSKTAQFVAVSLRRPMIENADHAIGVSLRADGYSRVVGIREIHIPEEEQKPEPQPVSV; from the coding sequence CTGTTGCGAATAAAAGAAATCGAGCTTGATAACTTCAAGTCATTCGGAAAGCACACTCTAGTTCCGCTGCTGGACGGCTTTACGACCATTTCTGGTCCGAACGGGTCCGGCAAGTCAAACATCATCGACAGTCTTTTGTTTGCCCTCGGTTTGTCCTCGACGAGGAGCATGCGAGCAGAAAGACTGCCCGATCTTCTAAACAATTTGAGCGGCAAGAACGAAGCGCGCGTTACAGTTCGCTTCCTTAATAGCGAAAATGAAACCCTCGAAGTCAGCCGCAGAATCAAGGTTAAAGAGAACAGCTATACCAGCACATATTGGTTGAACGGTAAGACTGCTACCCTTACCGAAATACATGAAGAGCTGATGAAATATAACGTCAGCCCGACAGGATTCAACGTAATCATGCAAGGTGACGTCACCGGTATCGTCACCATGAGCGCCACCGAACGCCGAAAAATCATCGACGAACTGGCCGGCGTGGCGGAGTTCGATCGACTGATCGGTCAGGCCGGCACGGAGTTGCAGGCAGTCGCTGAGAAAATCGAGCATCAAAAAATTATCCTTGCCGAAATTCTGACGCGCCTTGAAGTTTTGAAGACAGACCGAGATCAAGCCCTCAAGTATCTCGACCTGAAGACGCAGAAAGAGGCGGTCGAAAAAGACCTGGTTTTCGTTCGGGCTCAGGAAGTCGAAGAGAAGACAAATAAAGAACTGGCTCAAATTGAAAAACTGAATGCCAAAGAAGAAAAGTTGCAGGAAGAGCTGGAAGCAGCTGAAGTCGCGCTTTTCCAGATGCGTTCAGAGATGGGACGAATCGAGCAAGAGATTCGCGAGAAAGGTGGCAATGAGCAACTGCTATTGCGTCAGGAACTGGAGAACACCCGAGGTGACCTGACTCGTGAAGAGAACAAACTCTCCAACCTGACTGGCGTCATTGGTGAGAAATCCAAGCTGCTCAAAAGCGTTCAATCGCAAATAAAAACAATCGATAAGCATCTTGCAGATATCGAAAAGCAAAAGAAACAGCACAAGCAAGACCAGCAAACAGTGCATCTGGGCTTGCTCGAAAAACAGGGTGCTTTCAGTGCCGTAATGGCAGAAATCGAGGTGTTACGTCAGGAAAAAGACAAAACATCCGATAAAGTCACGACTATTCATACCGACTTGCAGCAGCTCAGAGATGAGCGCCATAAGCTGGAAGTAAGAAAAACGGAACTTTCGACTCGCCGCACAGCCATCGAGCAAGAGCTTGAAAAGCTGCGCAGTTCGGCAACTGAAGCTATAGGCAAAGCCGCAAACTCCAAAGGTGCCATCGCCTCTTATGAGCGCCGCGTAGTCGATCAGCAAGCGCTTGTAGCTGGAATCGATCGATCAATTCAACAGCTGGAAGCTGAACTCGAAGGCACCAGAGAAGAAATCGAATCGAAACGTCTGGCGCTGGAGCAGATGAACCGACGCCTGATCGAAGTCGAGACCACACGAGAAGTGGCAGGTGAAAGCGGCTATGGACGGGCAGTAGAAGCAATCGCAAATTCCGGACTGTCCGGCGTGCACGGCACAATCGGGCAGCTTGGAAAAGTAGACGACAGATATGTAGTGGCACTGGAAACCTGCATTGGTCCAAGATTGAGCCACGTCGTTGTAGATGACGATGAAATCGCGCAACGCTGCATCGAGTTCCTGAAGAAGAATCAGGCGGGTCGCGCCACTTTCGTGCCGCTCAACAAAATTGCAGCCCAGCCTCCAGGCTTGCTGCCAAGCCGCCCTGGCGTAATTGACTTCGCATACAACCTGATCGATTTCAATCCACGTTTCACCAAAGCGTTCCAATATGCATGCGGTCAGACGATCGTCATGGATGGTATGGAAAACGCCCGACGTCTGCTCAACCAGGCTCGCATGGTGACACTCGAAGGCGAACTGTTCGACAAATCGGGCAGTATGTCCGGTGGTCAGGACAACAAAAACAAGTTGCACTTCTCGTCGAAGGGCGAGACGGACCTGTCTGTCTTGAAACAAACGAGCAAAAATCTTGCCGATCAGATTCGCTATCTGCAAGATTCATTGAAAGAATTGCAGTCTAGCTTGAATGAAGAGCGCGACAAATCGACCGCTGCTCGCGCCGATCTCGGTAAGAAGCAGGCTGAATTGGAAGCGAAAATCAAAGAAGCCAAAGATCTCGATGAAGAGATTGAGAGCGTCAAGCCGAAACTGCGCACCAGTGGCGATGAAATCGATCAAATAGATCAAGAGCTTGCCAGCATCGAATTCCACTTGAAGGATCTGGTCAAACAAATCACCAATCTCGAAGACGCGCTCAACGAAGTGCGCGATCAGGGCGCCAGAACAGCCATTGAGAAGCTGATTCATGAATCGGAAGAGCTGCGCGCAGATCTCGAAACTGTCGACAAAGAATACAAAGACATTCAGAGATTGATTGACAAAGCCGAAACTGAAGAAAATCTGGAATTAGCCAATCATCAAACACTGACTGCACAACTGGCTGAAGTTTCAGCCGAGATTGACGAAATCCAGGCGCAGAAGCCTGCTTACGAAAGCACGATTGCCACCCTGCGGCAATCGATCACTGACATGGAAAAGCGTGTCAGCGAAATTTCAGACGAGCTGGAAAACCTTCGCGATACAAAAGAACAAATTCACGAACAAGTTACAGCGACCGAAGTCGAAAAAACGAAGGCAGACCAGGAGCTCAAGCGCGTTGCCGAGCAGCGCACGGCCCACAAGATGGCTCACTTCGATTTACAGCAAGAGTTGGAAACATTGCGTGCAGAAATCGCACGGGTGCTCGAAGAGAATCCAAATTACGAGCCGCCATCGGCTGGCACAGTCGAACAACTCAAGCATCAAGCCGACCGCCTCGACAAGCGTATGCGTGCACTCGAACCGGTCAACATGAAGGCTCTGGAAGAGTACAACCAGACTGACGAGCGGCAAAAGGAAATGTCCGAACAGCTCTCCACTCTCACCCATGAGAGTGAAGAAATTCAACAACGCATCTCTGGTTACGACGTAATGAAGCGCCAGGAATTCATGGTGGCATTCGACCAGATCAATCAGAACTTCCAGGATATCTTTGCCGAGCTCTCTCACGGTCACGGGAAATTGGAGCTGGAAAATCCAGCCGACCCGTTTGCGGGCGGTCTGGTTATACGCGCTCAACCACGAGACAAGAAGATGCAACGCATCGAGGCACTTTCAGGCGGAGAGAAATCACTGACCGCGCTCTCCTTCGTGTTTGCCTTCCAGAGATTTGCTCCAGCTCCGTTCTATGCTTTCGACGAAGTCGATATGATGCTCGACGGTTCAAACGCCGAGCGCCTGGCGCGCATGGTGAAGAGCCAGTCCAAGACCGCTCAATTCGTAGCTGTCAGTTTGCGCCGTCCGATGATCGAAAACGCCGATCACGCCATAGGTGTCTCACTGCGTGCAGACGGCTACTCCAGAGTCGTTGGAATCCGCGAAATCCACATTCCTGAAGAAGAGCAAAAGCCAGAGCCACAGCCTGTTAGCGTGTAG
- a CDS encoding DUF4388 domain-containing protein, whose amino-acid sequence MLKKTGTTKSLPRLPSTPGLADIHAYLQRALEHRGTTIEICWTPMDGLSEYSLSIECSPRGGDAEWRMYAGSGSRSQLLWNYVSCDVLLVYNLVCSSCGDGFNSVSTPAEPISDTWRESGSGQDTYYRLEALNAPKQEPLTPTQENAALLMPKPTSALTGDLAHVQMPTLLQSILMAQMNGRLKIVSNNRGAEVYFKDGIPVHSFTNDTVGEESIFEILTWKEGDFSFEAKVTTDARTIRQNLDSLLLQGMQLIDNATYLRNSGLRPETLVSRKYQNLSEKEFESMVASGAPIPMTFQKKFYRSIDDGKPVQHLLEKLRLPRSQWIPLMCNMMRCDLITLSQGTGAAKSVRPALEPKSIDKRAIQNVMMSLRRPETGLFTYPAFLYFLEQEYFRGYRSASPISVVVFQMRMASGNLDPVREPLPLAAVSEAVRRISRVKRHVDMMAHYETFDYALLLPNTKTSGAAVFANRIMKTLTASPLLPGMDMDKLSFAFGIASIPEDFLDLSLLLSAAEVAKNAAMNSPSPIVLYKDIK is encoded by the coding sequence ATGTTAAAGAAAACTGGGACGACAAAATCACTCCCCAGGCTGCCCAGCACGCCAGGTTTGGCGGACATTCACGCCTATTTGCAAAGAGCTCTAGAGCATCGCGGCACGACCATTGAGATCTGCTGGACTCCAATGGACGGGTTGAGTGAATATTCCCTCTCCATCGAGTGCAGTCCGAGGGGCGGAGACGCTGAATGGCGCATGTATGCAGGCAGTGGTAGCCGCTCTCAGTTGCTCTGGAACTACGTCAGTTGCGATGTCTTGCTGGTCTATAACCTTGTCTGTTCGTCGTGCGGTGACGGTTTCAACTCTGTAAGCACCCCTGCCGAACCGATTTCTGACACCTGGCGCGAATCCGGCAGCGGTCAAGACACTTATTATCGGTTGGAAGCTCTCAATGCGCCCAAACAGGAGCCGCTTACTCCAACCCAGGAAAATGCCGCTCTTTTAATGCCGAAGCCCACCAGTGCCCTGACTGGCGACCTGGCTCATGTGCAGATGCCGACGCTTTTGCAATCTATTCTTATGGCTCAAATGAATGGGCGCCTGAAGATAGTCAGCAACAATCGGGGGGCTGAGGTTTATTTCAAAGACGGCATTCCAGTCCATTCATTTACTAACGACACAGTTGGCGAAGAGAGCATCTTCGAGATTTTGACGTGGAAAGAAGGCGATTTTTCTTTTGAAGCAAAGGTGACAACCGATGCTCGCACGATTCGACAGAATCTCGACAGCCTGCTCCTGCAAGGCATGCAGCTGATCGACAACGCTACTTATTTGCGTAACAGCGGGCTGCGACCTGAAACCTTAGTTTCTCGCAAATATCAAAATCTCAGTGAAAAAGAATTCGAATCAATGGTGGCGTCCGGTGCCCCGATTCCAATGACTTTTCAAAAGAAATTCTATCGTTCAATCGATGACGGAAAGCCTGTGCAGCATCTGCTGGAGAAGCTGCGCTTGCCGCGCAGTCAGTGGATTCCTCTAATGTGCAACATGATGCGTTGCGACCTGATCACGCTCTCGCAGGGAACAGGCGCTGCCAAATCGGTGCGTCCTGCGCTCGAACCTAAGAGCATTGATAAGCGCGCCATTCAAAACGTGATGATGAGTTTGCGCCGCCCTGAGACGGGGCTTTTCACTTATCCGGCGTTCCTGTATTTCCTTGAGCAAGAATACTTCCGGGGATATCGCTCTGCCAGCCCGATTTCGGTGGTTGTTTTTCAGATGAGAATGGCTAGCGGAAACCTGGATCCGGTCAGAGAGCCATTGCCGTTAGCCGCTGTCAGCGAAGCTGTGCGCCGAATTAGTCGCGTCAAGCGTCACGTCGACATGATGGCTCATTATGAAACATTCGATTATGCCCTGCTCTTGCCGAATACCAAGACGAGCGGTGCTGCGGTTTTTGCCAACAGAATCATGAAGACTCTGACTGCCTCTCCACTGCTTCCGGGAATGGACATGGATAAGCTGTCCTTTGCTTTTGGTATTGCTTCAATACCCGAGGATTTTCTTGATTTGAGTCTGCTCTTATCGGCAGCTGAAGTGGCTAAAAATGCCGCAATGAACAGCCCTTCGCCTATCGTTCTTTATAAGGACATCAAATAA
- a CDS encoding response regulator transcription factor yields MAKILVIEDDHSVRFTITDYLTSLSHIVEAVEYGQEGLDLLASYPYDLIILDLTLPDMDGRDILAEFRGKGGTTPVLILSGRRSVEEKEAGLDSGADDYLVKPFDMRELNARLKALLRRPAALMQERHSVGDFALDPDSCAIVRKGISIKLQPKEFAMMELFMRYPDKIFSSDALLDRVWASASETSPETVRVHITKLRSKVDIDGRPSIITTVKGVGYKLDSVACKLD; encoded by the coding sequence ATGGCAAAGATCCTTGTTATCGAAGACGACCATAGTGTTCGTTTCACAATCACAGATTACCTGACGAGCCTGTCGCACATTGTAGAGGCTGTTGAATACGGGCAAGAGGGCTTGGACTTGCTGGCCTCGTATCCATATGATCTGATCATCCTTGACCTGACGCTGCCCGACATGGACGGGCGCGACATCCTGGCTGAATTTCGGGGCAAGGGTGGTACTACACCTGTTTTGATCCTGAGCGGGCGTCGTTCGGTGGAGGAGAAAGAAGCGGGGCTGGACTCCGGCGCAGACGATTATCTCGTCAAACCATTTGATATGCGTGAGTTGAATGCGCGTTTAAAAGCGCTGTTGAGGAGACCGGCTGCTCTCATGCAAGAACGGCACAGCGTCGGTGATTTTGCACTTGACCCCGACAGTTGCGCAATCGTTCGCAAAGGCATTTCCATCAAGCTGCAGCCCAAGGAATTTGCGATGATGGAGTTGTTCATGCGTTATCCCGATAAGATTTTCAGTTCGGACGCATTGCTTGATCGGGTCTGGGCATCGGCATCTGAGACATCGCCTGAGACGGTTCGGGTGCATATTACAAAGCTTAGAAGCAAAGTAGACATAGATGGACGACCATCCATCATCACAACAGTCAAAGGCGTGGGTTACAAGTTGGATTCTGTTGCATGCAAGCTCGACTGA
- a CDS encoding PAS domain S-box protein, whose product MRLTLSKKGLLLILLPLLVQLSCFVAYDRLLSKAVSLYQKQMHNTLVIGHLNWLGVLLSVSSLSANGYAVSGDKEFLDVYRSVRDDTRRELKENSALFAVSGYEKDYGHLADLAAKLHGQLDSVVAANQFGHKGGDVAVNADVKELWRDLWLTRKTILEKEQVRTPLRPKDVPDAFSSLRILTNSGIVLSIAIAIGVMLFYSQDIARRLRTMMENVSRLPAGKPLLERVEGNDEIATFDSSFHDMAKALAEAREKERAILDNAIDIICALDSGGRFTQVSKSVFAGWGREQEQVLRSTAFDVIKAEHHDTFRTALERALSTGEKIHCDVQLAGPEQTDVLWTGAWSAENQSFYCVVHDVTKEREIERMKRDFVAMISHDLRSPLMSVQVFLQLLSSDHFGEMPDQVTRRSKMSASDMARLINLINNLLDIDRLEEGQMKIFREKVEVSKLFERSCESVDSLAERACIKLAVADSTDEIEVDEGLIIQVLVNLLSNAIKFSPSNTVVSLEYRRENEQAYFAVVDQGRGIPKDQLALVFERFKQVDEKDDARKKKGSGLGLTICKRIIEAHGGTIGVESEKGAGSTFWFRIPLS is encoded by the coding sequence ATGCGATTGACACTCTCTAAAAAAGGTCTTTTGTTGATTCTATTGCCATTGCTGGTGCAGCTCTCTTGTTTTGTCGCTTACGATCGATTGCTTTCAAAGGCAGTCAGTCTCTATCAGAAGCAGATGCACAACACTCTCGTGATAGGGCATCTGAACTGGCTTGGAGTCCTTCTTTCTGTTTCGTCGCTGTCCGCAAATGGATACGCAGTGAGTGGCGATAAAGAATTTCTCGATGTCTACAGATCGGTTCGTGATGATACCAGGAGAGAACTAAAGGAGAACTCCGCTCTGTTTGCAGTCAGCGGTTATGAAAAGGATTATGGACATCTGGCAGATCTGGCAGCAAAGTTGCATGGGCAGTTGGATTCAGTAGTCGCTGCCAATCAGTTCGGTCACAAAGGCGGAGATGTCGCTGTCAATGCTGATGTGAAGGAACTCTGGAGAGACTTGTGGTTGACGCGTAAGACAATACTAGAGAAAGAACAGGTCAGAACACCGTTACGGCCAAAAGATGTTCCGGATGCATTCTCTTCGCTCAGAATCTTGACTAATTCAGGAATAGTTCTCAGCATCGCCATCGCCATCGGTGTCATGCTCTTCTACTCCCAGGACATTGCTCGCCGATTGCGCACTATGATGGAAAACGTCTCGCGCTTGCCTGCGGGCAAACCGCTGCTTGAACGTGTTGAAGGTAATGACGAAATAGCCACGTTCGATTCTTCCTTCCACGATATGGCTAAAGCTCTGGCTGAAGCCAGGGAGAAAGAGCGGGCTATCCTGGATAATGCTATTGATATCATCTGTGCCCTTGACTCCGGTGGACGGTTTACCCAGGTGAGCAAATCGGTGTTCGCGGGCTGGGGACGAGAGCAGGAGCAAGTGCTGCGCAGCACCGCATTTGATGTTATTAAAGCGGAGCATCATGATACATTTCGAACGGCTCTCGAACGTGCTTTAAGCACTGGTGAAAAAATTCACTGTGATGTCCAATTAGCAGGCCCTGAGCAAACTGATGTTCTCTGGACTGGAGCCTGGTCAGCTGAGAATCAGAGTTTCTATTGCGTCGTTCATGATGTGACAAAGGAGCGCGAGATAGAGCGCATGAAACGCGATTTCGTCGCCATGATCAGTCATGACTTGCGCAGTCCGCTCATGTCCGTTCAAGTGTTTCTTCAGCTTCTAAGTTCGGATCATTTCGGCGAAATGCCCGACCAGGTAACAAGGCGCTCTAAAATGTCAGCCTCAGATATGGCCCGCTTGATCAATTTGATCAATAACTTGCTTGACATAGATCGCCTTGAGGAAGGGCAGATGAAAATCTTCCGCGAAAAGGTTGAAGTGTCTAAGCTTTTTGAACGCAGCTGCGAGTCGGTTGATTCTCTTGCTGAGCGCGCTTGCATCAAACTTGCAGTGGCTGATTCTACCGACGAAATAGAAGTGGACGAAGGTCTGATTATTCAAGTTTTGGTCAACCTTCTCTCCAATGCCATTAAGTTTTCTCCGTCGAACACGGTGGTTTCGTTGGAGTACAGGCGAGAAAATGAGCAGGCATATTTCGCTGTTGTAGACCAGGGAAGGGGCATTCCAAAAGATCAGCTCGCTCTCGTTTTTGAGCGGTTCAAACAGGTCGACGAAAAGGACGATGCACGCAAAAAAAAGGGCAGCGGGCTTGGACTGACGATATGCAAGCGAATCATCGAAGCGCACGGCGGCACAATCGGGGTCGAAAGTGAAAAAGGCGCAGGCAGCACTTTCTGGTTCAGAATCCCGTTGTCATAA
- a CDS encoding tRNA guanosine(34) transglycosylase Tgt has translation MSTALKFELEAVCPWSGARAGRFTTPHGVVETPVFMPVGTNGALKAVTFDQVRNCDAQIVLSNSYHLYLRPGHELVREAGGLHKFISWDKPILTDSGGFQVFSLDMLRRITEDGVFFKDHRTGREHFIGPAKSMEIQNYIGADIIMAFDDCVKNPATYDEALASMERTHRWLEKCVEHHARKDDQALFGIVQGSMYEELRARSVDAVTGFDLPGFAIGGVAVGEDRSTIERIVKYTTPLLPTDKPRYLMGVGTPWDISYAIRCGIDMFDCVSPTRLARHGAAFTRQGRISLRTSKYNKDFTPLEDDCECFTCKMHTKAYLHHLFRVREQAGGTLLSIHNIHHLIRQAVECREAILNGTFKEYFEKQIVLHEQDQEARAAAQTR, from the coding sequence ATGAGCACTGCCCTGAAATTCGAGCTGGAAGCGGTTTGTCCCTGGTCTGGCGCACGAGCCGGACGATTCACGACACCACACGGTGTCGTCGAAACGCCAGTTTTCATGCCGGTTGGAACTAACGGTGCATTGAAAGCCGTAACTTTCGACCAGGTACGAAATTGCGATGCGCAAATCGTTCTGAGCAACTCCTACCATCTATATCTGCGACCGGGCCACGAATTGGTGCGAGAAGCCGGCGGTCTCCACAAGTTCATCAGCTGGGATAAACCGATTTTGACCGACTCAGGCGGATTTCAGGTATTCAGCCTGGACATGTTGCGCCGGATAACAGAAGACGGGGTTTTCTTCAAAGATCATCGTACCGGTCGAGAACACTTCATCGGACCGGCTAAATCGATGGAAATTCAAAACTACATCGGTGCCGATATCATCATGGCTTTCGATGATTGCGTGAAGAATCCCGCTACATACGATGAAGCGCTGGCATCAATGGAGCGTACACATAGATGGCTCGAGAAATGCGTCGAGCATCACGCCCGTAAAGACGACCAGGCTCTGTTCGGCATCGTGCAAGGCAGTATGTATGAAGAACTGCGCGCCCGATCTGTTGATGCTGTGACAGGCTTTGACCTGCCGGGATTTGCAATCGGAGGCGTGGCGGTCGGCGAAGATCGAAGCACTATAGAGCGCATCGTCAAATACACAACGCCGCTTCTGCCCACTGACAAACCTCGCTATCTGATGGGCGTAGGCACACCATGGGATATCTCTTATGCCATCAGATGCGGTATCGACATGTTCGACTGTGTTTCGCCGACTCGCCTGGCTAGACATGGCGCTGCCTTTACCAGGCAGGGACGCATCTCGCTGCGCACATCAAAGTACAACAAAGACTTCACCCCGCTTGAAGACGATTGCGAATGCTTCACATGCAAGATGCATACGAAGGCGTACCTGCACCATCTCTTCCGGGTCAGAGAGCAAGCGGGTGGAACATTACTGTCGATTCACAACATCCATCACTTGATTCGCCAGGCAGTCGAGTGCCGAGAGGCAATTTTGAATGGAACCTTCAAGGAATACTTCGAAAAACAGATCGTGCTGCACGAACAAGATCAAGAAGCCAGAGCCGCGGCACAAACGCGCTAG
- a CDS encoding PspA/IM30 family protein, whose amino-acid sequence MFERLGNLFRAMFNAILGKMEDPQIMLEQTYQDLQSNLIQVRQAVAQAIATEKQLEQQLQKNKDQAETWQNRAAMAVQQGNDDLAKQALQRRQQYVQAATDLETQLKSQRESTVTLRQRLTDLEAEVQKAYTKKQVLIARDKAAQATSKANEILSKTTSSGAMSVIEKMETKVQEREAKAAALAELSTDSLDKQFKNFEGKSDVEMELLALKQSMGKADNKISVKEPVLIETKGDGDITVDAKYVKEEDEV is encoded by the coding sequence ATGTTCGAACGCCTCGGTAACTTGTTCAGGGCTATGTTCAACGCGATTTTGGGAAAGATGGAAGACCCCCAGATCATGCTGGAGCAAACCTATCAGGATTTGCAATCCAATTTGATTCAGGTGAGGCAGGCAGTGGCTCAGGCAATTGCCACCGAAAAGCAGCTCGAGCAGCAACTTCAGAAGAATAAAGACCAGGCTGAAACCTGGCAAAATCGCGCCGCAATGGCGGTTCAGCAGGGCAACGACGACCTGGCCAAACAAGCGCTACAACGCCGTCAACAGTATGTGCAGGCTGCCACTGACCTGGAAACACAGCTCAAGTCGCAGAGAGAGTCGACAGTGACGCTGCGTCAGAGACTGACCGACCTCGAAGCTGAAGTGCAGAAGGCTTACACCAAGAAACAAGTTCTTATTGCTCGTGACAAGGCAGCTCAAGCCACTTCGAAAGCCAATGAGATCTTGTCCAAAACGACCTCCTCAGGCGCCATGTCAGTTATTGAAAAGATGGAAACAAAAGTCCAGGAGCGCGAAGCCAAAGCTGCTGCCCTGGCTGAGCTGAGCACTGACAGTCTGGATAAACAATTCAAGAACTTTGAAGGAAAGTCAGACGTCGAGATGGAACTGCTCGCCTTGAAGCAATCTATGGGCAAGGCAGACAACAAAATCAGCGTTAAAGAGCCGGTTCTAATCGAAACCAAAGGTGATGGAGACATCACAGTTGACGCGAAATATGTGAAAGAAGAAGACGAAGTTTAG
- a CDS encoding AtpZ/AtpI family protein gives MALIPKDIADQLAGAGESVLAIAVLVGLGAWGGFWLDGKLDTAPWLAIVLSLLGMCLGLWRMVAKALAADKSSK, from the coding sequence ATGGCACTGATTCCGAAGGACATAGCAGACCAGCTGGCAGGTGCGGGTGAGTCGGTGCTGGCTATCGCCGTTCTGGTCGGTCTGGGCGCCTGGGGCGGTTTCTGGTTGGACGGCAAGTTGGATACTGCTCCCTGGTTGGCGATTGTTCTATCGCTTCTCGGTATGTGTCTTGGTTTATGGCGTATGGTGGCGAAGGCCCTGGCTGCTGACAAATCAAGCAAGTAG
- a CDS encoding F0F1 ATP synthase subunit A, with amino-acid sequence MLGKNLFLYQLGVGTPTDAIGVIHADTIGLSALCMLGILGVGSMVAGSMQVAGPGGKMQAIVEGLYTFVDDLAHGQIGHHYKTFFPLIAAIFIFVLTGNFLGVGPYKLFEEIIPGWPKLNGETGPHAEAFEIASPTTDINVTAGLALVALIVYLGSGFWKHGGKYAKTLFLTPMAPIEVMDMVVRPSTLALRLMVVITADELMRGAFLLMCPILVPTAIMGFELFIGVIQAFVFALLTSIYIGLTVAEHH; translated from the coding sequence ATGTTAGGCAAGAATCTTTTTCTTTATCAGTTAGGCGTCGGCACTCCCACAGATGCGATCGGCGTCATCCACGCCGACACGATCGGGTTGAGTGCACTGTGTATGCTGGGTATCCTCGGTGTCGGGTCGATGGTGGCAGGAAGCATGCAGGTCGCCGGACCGGGCGGAAAAATGCAGGCGATTGTCGAGGGGCTGTACACTTTCGTCGACGACCTGGCACATGGGCAGATTGGGCATCACTACAAGACTTTCTTCCCTCTGATCGCAGCAATATTTATTTTTGTGTTAACTGGAAACTTCCTCGGAGTTGGTCCTTACAAGCTCTTTGAAGAAATCATTCCGGGCTGGCCGAAGCTCAATGGTGAGACCGGACCGCATGCAGAAGCGTTTGAAATTGCGTCACCGACTACAGATATCAATGTCACGGCAGGGTTAGCTCTTGTTGCCTTGATTGTCTATCTCGGTTCCGGCTTCTGGAAGCATGGTGGCAAGTATGCCAAGACCCTCTTCCTCACACCGATGGCGCCGATCGAAGTTATGGACATGGTGGTGCGCCCTTCCACACTCGCTCTTCGTTTGATGGTTGTAATTACCGCCGACGAGTTGATGCGCGGCGCTTTCTTGCTCATGTGCCCGATCCTGGTTCCGACAGCGATCATGGGATTCGAGCTCTTCATCGGAGTGATTCAGGCTTTCGTATTTGCGCTTCTGACATCGATTTATATCGGACTGACTGTAGCGGAACACCACTAA
- the atpE gene encoding ATP synthase F0 subunit C, with protein sequence MVKCASLVGAGIAVVGVFGPGIGIGVAGARALEGMARQPEMAGKLLANAIIIAALMEALGLLAFVVAILLYLNGTKV encoded by the coding sequence ATGGTGAAGTGCGCATCCCTCGTAGGCGCTGGTATCGCTGTTGTAGGCGTTTTCGGTCCTGGAATCGGCATCGGCGTTGCAGGTGCTCGTGCTCTCGAAGGTATGGCTCGTCAACCTGAAATGGCTGGTAAGTTGTTGGCAAACGCCATCATCATCGCCGCTTTGATGGAAGCTCTTGGGCTGCTCGCTTTCGTTGTCGCCATTCTTCTTTACCTGAACGGCACCAAAGTCTAA